The Parvibaculum sp. DNA segment CTCTGCGCCGAGATCAACCGCCGCGGCATCGAGAACGCACCCGACTTCATTTCGCTCGACAGCGCCGACGGCGGCACGGGCGCGGCGCCGATGCCGCTGATCGATTATGTCGGCCTGCCGATCTGGGAAAGCCTGCCGGTACTTTGCGACACGCTGGAGCGCCACAAGCTGAAATCGCGCATCCGCGTGACGGCGAGCGGCAAGCTGATCACACCGGCCGAAGTCGCATGGGCGCTCTGCGTCGGCGCCGATTTCGTCTGCTCGGCGCGCGGCTTCATGTTCTCGCTCGGTTGTATCCAGGCGCTCCAGTGCAACAAGAACACCTGCCCGACCGGCATCACGACGCACAACAAACGCCTGCAGCGCGGTCTCGACGTCACCGACAAGGGCGAACGCGTGCGCCGCTATGCGGAGCGCGTGACGCAGGAAGTCTGCGTGATTGCGCATTCCTGCGGCGTCACCGAACCGCGCCGCCTCAACCGCGAACATGCACGCATCATGGGACCGGACGGCGTGTCGGTATCGCTCAAGGACTATTATGGCCGCTGGGCCGACACGGCCGCCCTCCCCTCGCGCAACGGCATCGGCCGCCCGCGCTTCGGCGCCGACGCCGCCTAGGCCGGAACCACCAGCCGCAAAAACTGCGTGCCCTGCTCGATCGATTGCGGCAGGTGGCCGCGCGCGTCGCCGTCGACTTCAACCTCAAGGCCCGCCGGGTTCGTCACATCGACACGCCGAACCGGCAACACTTCGACGCTGCGCAGCTTCCCGACACGGCCAAGCGCCAGCGCGACGAGAAAGCGGACAAAGCCGAAGCGGCTTGCGTCATGCAGCAGAAAAAGCGTCAGGCCCGGCTGCGTGATGTTCTGGTCGGGTGCGAGAATGAACGGACCCGCATAGTTGCGCGCATTGGTGACGATCGCCCAGGCGGCGCGTTTCTCGCGCCCGTCGGCGACGAGCCGGATGTCGCGGCCGGGGCCCGCCGCCCATGCCTTGAGGCCGGACCAGACGAAGGCGCCCTTGCCCCACAGGCGTTTCAGGCGCGGGTCGATGCCGTGAACCACGACGCCATCGAAACCGATACCCGCCATCAGCAGGAAAATCTCGCCATCGACCAGCCCCGTGCCGATGAGCTCCGCCGGACCGCCAAGCAGCATCGATGAAATCTCCTCCGCGCGCGGACGAAGGCCGATCTCGACGGCCAGCACATTCGCCGTGCCGAGCGGCAGAATGCCGAGCGGCACGCCCTGCCCCAGAAGACCGCGCGCCACCTCGTTGATGGTGCCGTCGCCGCCGGCCGCGACGATCACATCCGCTTCGCCGCGCCGCGCCGCCGCGCGCGCAAGCGCCGTCGCATGCCCGGCCGCTTGCGTCAGCTCCACCGTGACGTCCGAACCGCTGGCGCGAAGCCGCTCAACAACGCGATCGAGCAAGGTGCGATTGCGACGTCCGGCGGCCGGATTGACGATAATGTGGAAGTTGCGGCGGAGGGCCAAATCGCGGTTCCCGGGGGGTCACTGTCACAAAACTGTCAAAAAACTGTCACAAATCCTTGTTGCGGCGCACCCATATTCGCGGCGAACGGAACCGGACGATTCGCTTATAGCCAGATTGATCGGCTCAAGCGAGACGGCCAGCCGGGGATAAGTAAAACGACCGACGCGAGATGAGTACAACAAGGCGATCGACGCGAATATGACAGTGATCGAAACGGGCTTGCCGAGACGGATGGACGAAGCGGCGACCGCGCCGCCCCCGGTCTCGTCAAAAAAATCCCGCAAGGAAGCGGCCCGCGCGAAAGCAAGGCGAAACGGGCTCGACGAAAGATTGCTGGGGCCGCGCCCCAAACACCGCAAACAGCACCGCACGCTTTTCCTTTCCGACATTCATCTGGGTACGCCGGGTTGCAAGGCCGAGCTGCTGCTCGACTTCCTGCGCCACAACGACGCCGAGACTTTCTATCTGGTCGGCGACATCGTCGATGGCTGGCGCATCAAACGCTCCTGGTACTGGAACGCCGCACACAATGCGGTGGTGCAGGAATTCCTGCGCAAGGCGCGCAAGGGCGCGACGATCATCTATGTGCCCGGCAATCACGACGAGGCGCTGCGCGACTATACCGGCCTCAATTTCGGCGGCATCGACGTGATCGGCGAAGCGATCCACGAAACGGCCGACGGACGCCGCTTCTTGGTAATCCATGGCGACCAGTTCGACAGCGTGGTCAAATATGCGAAATGGCTGGCCCATCTCGGCGACCGCGCCTATGGGCTGGCGCTGACGCTGAACAACTGGCTGCACGAGGTGCGGCGCTTCTTCGGCTTCTCCTACTGGTCGCTCTCGTCCTACCTGAAGAACCGGGTCAAGAACGCGGTCGAATATATTTCGAGCTACGAACAGGCGGTCGCCCGCGAAGCGCGCGAACGCGGCGTCGACGGCGTGATCTGCGGTCACATTCACCATGCCGAAATGCGCGACATGGACGGCGTGCTCTACTGCAACGACGGCGACTGGGTCGAAAGCTGCACGGCGCTGTCGGAAGACGAGCACGGCGCGATGTCGTTGATTGTCTGGCAGAAATTCTCCTGGGAAACCGAGCTCGCCAACGGCGAGACGGAACCCCATGACGAAGACGCCGAACCCGTGTTGAGCGCCGCCTGATGCCCCACAGCACAACGCTCGCATCCCTCGCCCCGCTCGCGCCGCGAAGGAAGCATCGCATCGCGAGGCTTCTGAGCCGCTTTCGCGGCGGCCCGCTGCCGAAGGATGTCGGCCGCTTTTCGGAACCCCTGCGCATCGTCATCGTTTCGGATGCCGCGCCGCCGCAGGTGAACGGCGTCGTGCGCACGCTGCAGCAACTGACGCAGCATCTCGAAGGCATGGGCCATGAGGTGACTTTCGTCACGCCCGACATGTTCGCCACCGTGCCGCTGCCGACCTACAAGGAGATCCGCCTCGCGCTCTTTCCGATGCGCAAGATCGCGCGGATCATCCGTCAGGCGAACCCGAACGCCATCCATATCGCGACCGAAGGCCCGCTCGGCCTTGCGGCGCGGCGCTTCTGCTTGCGCAAGGGGATCCCCTTCTCGACCTCGTTCCACACGCGCTTCGCCGAATATCTGAACGCGCGCACCGGCATTCCGCTTTCATGGGGTTACGCGTTCCTCCGCCGCTTCCATGCGAAATCGGCGAGCCTGATGGTGGCGACGCCGTCGCTGCAGGCGGAACTGAAGGAACGCGGCTTCGGCACGCCGTCGATCTGGTCGCGCGGGGTCGATGTCGAACGCTACCGGCCCAAGCCCGACATGCAGGACGCACACCCGATGGGCCTTGCGCGGCCGGTCTGGCTGAATGTCGGCCGCATCGCGGTCGAAAAGAACCTCGAGGCCTTTCTCGATCTCGACCTGCCGGGCACCAAGATGGTGGTCGGCGAAGGCCCGCGCCTCGAACATTTGAAGAAGCGCTATCCGGATGCGCATTTCACCGGCCCGCTTTTCGGCGAGGAACTGGCCGACGCCTATGCAGCAGCCGATGTGTTCGTCTTCCCGAGCAGGACCGAC contains these protein-coding regions:
- a CDS encoding UDP-2,3-diacylglucosamine diphosphatase, with the protein product MTVIETGLPRRMDEAATAPPPVSSKKSRKEAARAKARRNGLDERLLGPRPKHRKQHRTLFLSDIHLGTPGCKAELLLDFLRHNDAETFYLVGDIVDGWRIKRSWYWNAAHNAVVQEFLRKARKGATIIYVPGNHDEALRDYTGLNFGGIDVIGEAIHETADGRRFLVIHGDQFDSVVKYAKWLAHLGDRAYGLALTLNNWLHEVRRFFGFSYWSLSSYLKNRVKNAVEYISSYEQAVAREARERGVDGVICGHIHHAEMRDMDGVLYCNDGDWVESCTALSEDEHGAMSLIVWQKFSWETELANGETEPHDEDAEPVLSAA
- a CDS encoding diacylglycerol kinase family protein, with the translated sequence MALRRNFHIIVNPAAGRRNRTLLDRVVERLRASGSDVTVELTQAAGHATALARAAARRGEADVIVAAGGDGTINEVARGLLGQGVPLGILPLGTANVLAVEIGLRPRAEEISSMLLGGPAELIGTGLVDGEIFLLMAGIGFDGVVVHGIDPRLKRLWGKGAFVWSGLKAWAAGPGRDIRLVADGREKRAAWAIVTNARNYAGPFILAPDQNITQPGLTLFLLHDASRFGFVRFLVALALGRVGKLRSVEVLPVRRVDVTNPAGLEVEVDGDARGHLPQSIEQGTQFLRLVVPA
- a CDS encoding glycosyltransferase family 1 protein, with translation MPHSTTLASLAPLAPRRKHRIARLLSRFRGGPLPKDVGRFSEPLRIVIVSDAAPPQVNGVVRTLQQLTQHLEGMGHEVTFVTPDMFATVPLPTYKEIRLALFPMRKIARIIRQANPNAIHIATEGPLGLAARRFCLRKGIPFSTSFHTRFAEYLNARTGIPLSWGYAFLRRFHAKSASLMVATPSLQAELKERGFGTPSIWSRGVDVERYRPKPDMQDAHPMGLARPVWLNVGRIAVEKNLEAFLDLDLPGTKMVVGEGPRLEHLKKRYPDAHFTGPLFGEELADAYAAADVFVFPSRTDTFGLVLIEAMAAGTPVAGYPVQGPADVLAFTPDGAKAGIVDADLKTACMKALRLNRDDARAYAMNFSWDACAKQFISNLALEEMPGAEETVEMRAAMEVVG